DNA from bacterium:
GCCACCGAAGGGACTTGAACCCCCGACCAGCGGTTTACAAAACCGCTGCTCTACCAACTGAGCTACGGTGGCAGGCCCTTTTGCCACTTGGTTATTCATCCTGAAACAAGCGTCCCGGGTTTGGTGGGTCAAGGGATCAAATCACAATTTGTAATTTTAGCAGATTTAAGGGGTAAAAGTCAAGATGAACTAAGTGTATTAACCAAAAGACCTCGTTTTTATTGCTGAAAGCCCGGGGATCAAAATGACTGTCTGGATGTCATTTCCCCTTTCCCAGCACGGCTTTTACCCTGTCCACCAGGTCCTGGGGCTGAAAAGGCTTGCAGATGTAGTCCGCCGCCTTGTCCCTTAAGGCCGCCATCTTGTCCCGTGCCTCCACCTTGGCGGTCAGCATCACCACCGGGATCCCGGCGGTCGTTTCCTCGATCTTGAGTATCTTCAGCAGCTCCAGCCCGTCCAGATCGGGCATCATGATGTCCAAAAGGATCAGGTTCGGCTTTTCCCGGTATATCAGCTGCAGGGCTTCGTGGCCGGAAAGCATAGGCAGCACATCAAACCCGGCCTCCTCCAGGATCAGCTTGACCATGTCCAGAATGTCCTCTTCATCATCTATCACCATGATCTTGGCCTTGTGATTGGTCTTGCCGTTCATAAACCCTCCTTTGGGATGAGGTTGATTTTATGGTTTTAAATGGTCAATCCGATGCCGGCAGTTCGAAACTGAAGGAGGTGCCGCCTCCCAGCCGGCTGGAGACATCGATCCTGCCGCCATGTGCTTCAACTATCGCCTTGACTATGGAGAGCCCCAGCCCCACCCCTCCGTATTTGCGGGTGGATGATCCGTCCACCTGGTAAAAGCGGTCGAAGATCCGGGGCAGGAACTCGGCCGGAATGCCGGCCCCGGTGTCGCTGACCGAGATCAGCACTTTGGGGGAAGCGTCCTCGGCGGTCAGGGTGATGCTGCCGGACTGGCTGAACTTAAGCGCATTCTCCACCAGATTGTCCATCACCTGCATGATGCGGTCGCGGTCTCCCCTGACCCTGAGGTTGGCGGGGGAAGAGACCACTACCTTCAGCTTTTTCTTGTGGGCTTCGGCCCGGTAGTTTGATGCCGCTTCCTCCAGCAAGGGCTTGAGCTCAAAAGTCGCCTCATTCAGGGCCATCCGGCCGGCCTCGATGCTGGTGATGTCCACCAGTTCAACTATCTGGTGGGTAAGTTTCTTGAGGTTGCGGCGGATCACCTCCAGCCCCTTTTGCTGGGGCGGGCTGATGGGCCCCATCTTGCCGTCCAGCAGGTACTCGGTATAGCCCACTATGGCGGTCAGCGGTGATTTTAGCTCGTGGGAAACATTGGCTATGAACTGGCTTTTAAGTTTGTCCAACTCCCTTAAGCTGAGGTTGGCCTGGTAAAGTTTTTCGTAGGAATCGGACAAGGCCGCTATGTTTTCCTTTAACTGCTGGGACATCAGGTTAAAATCGTTGGCCAGTTCGCCCAATTCGTCCCTGGTACCGACCTCCACCTGCTGGCCTATATTACCCTGC
Protein-coding regions in this window:
- a CDS encoding response regulator; the protein is MNGKTNHKAKIMVIDDEEDILDMVKLILEEAGFDVLPMLSGHEALQLIYREKPNLILLDIMMPDLDGLELLKILKIEETTAGIPVVMLTAKVEARDKMAALRDKAADYICKPFQPQDLVDRVKAVLGKGK
- a CDS encoding HAMP domain-containing sensor histidine kinase — protein: MKSLKLKFAIAISTMVVVVLLVNAAATVFTRSRYLKAEIEANVVSFASLTVSQIGQSFELHYGPDYSKLRQQILGLIKHNRHMESIQIIDQEGQVLFDSALPETPSRDKPIPAEASPQAAQRAKLRESTQQKIKLAGDAEGLDIIVPYFDEGGDHRISVRYLSNYRSLGQLIYSTLGQVVLLTVLFVVLGILLAFLTARAITDPITRLALTIRQVGQGNIGQQVEVGTRDELGELANDFNLMSQQLKENIAALSDSYEKLYQANLSLRELDKLKSQFIANVSHELKSPLTAIVGYTEYLLDGKMGPISPPQQKGLEVIRRNLKKLTHQIVELVDITSIEAGRMALNEATFELKPLLEEAASNYRAEAHKKKLKVVVSSPANLRVRGDRDRIMQVMDNLVENALKFSQSGSITLTAEDASPKVLISVSDTGAGIPAEFLPRIFDRFYQVDGSSTRKYGGVGLGLSIVKAIVEAHGGRIDVSSRLGGGTSFSFELPASD